The Lagopus muta isolate bLagMut1 chromosome 4, bLagMut1 primary, whole genome shotgun sequence genome has a window encoding:
- the LOC125691859 gene encoding interleukin-8-like, producing the protein MRALAWGGTGAAALPWMVLLLVLVVMSVSQAAILEVNGNLSCRCVKTTSDYISPKRYDSIELRPVGSTCRRTEIIIKLKSSAKVCVNPDAPWVKKLLKRIAGMKKR; encoded by the exons ATGCGAGCACTGGCGTGGGGTGGgacaggagctgctgcactcCCATggatggtgctgctgctggtgttggTGGTGATGTCAGTGTCCCAAGCAG cCATCCTGGAAGTAAACGGAAACCTGAGCTGTAGGTGCGTAAAGACAACTTCAGACTACATCAGCCCTAAGAGATATGACAGCATTGAATTAAGGCCCGTGGGAAGCACTTGCAGGCGCACAGAAATCAT CATCAAACTGAAATCCTCAGCGAAAGTGTGTGTGAACCCTGATGCCCCTTGGGTAAAGAAACTGCTGAAGCGCATTGCCGGCAT gaagaaaagataA
- the LOC125691858 gene encoding C-X-C motif chemokine 13-like: MKTTPKPGASRAPPHFSYSPAQIGDAAGLGPGSVGMAVQATLLLGLLLVVLCPGDAALLEANGNLNCRCAKTTTAFIPLRKYESVEVRPVGSSCRRLEVLIKLKSLERICVDPNTLWVRKLLQDLPKLRKKAAPQ; this comes from the exons ATGAAAACCACCCCCAAACCCGGGGCCTCCCGTGCGCCACCACACTTCTCCTATTCCCCGGCTCAAATaggggatgctgctgggctggggccaGGTTCTGTCGGTATGGCAGTGCAGGCAaccctgctgctggggctgctgctggtggtcCTGTGCCCTGGGGATGCAG ccctcctggaAGCCAACGGCAACCTGAACTGCCGCTGTGCCAAGACCACCACTGCCTTCATTCCCTTGCGCAAGTATGAGAGCGTTGAGGTGCGGCCAGTGGGGAGCAGCTGCCGGCGCCTGGAGGTGCT GATTAAACTAAAAAGCCTCGAGAGGATCTGTGTGGATCCTAACACCCTCTGGGTGAGGAAGCTCCTGCAGGACCTCCCAAAGCT gaggaagaaagctgCTCCCCAGTAA